The DNA segment TGACCTGCTTCGGCTTGCAGGTGAATGCGCTGAAAGAGAAGGGGCTCAGCGCGTCACCGAAGATCATGTTCGGCGAAGTATGTTTCAATACGAGCAGGATATAGTTTCCGAGCTTTTAAAATCTTTGCCGATTCAATCGAAAATTGTTTTGTTGAGCGTATATTTGTTAGAGAAGAATAAAATGCCAGAGATTATTACCGGAGATATTTTTAATATTTACTTGAAATTAGCTGAGTTAATTAAAGTAGATACCTTAACTCAGAGGAGAATAAGTGATTTAATTAATGAGCTTGACATGCACGGTTTAATAAACGCTGCTATAATTAATAAAGGCCGCTATGGGCGAACTAAGAAAATTAAATTAGCAGTTTCACCTGAATTGATTCGCACCTGTTTGGAGAAGGATTTTCGGTTGAAAAGAATTTTTACACTTGAAGCTAATCTTCCAATTTTAGAGGATGATAGAATACATTAACCTCCATTGTATTCCATGAAGTCAATTACATGAACTTTATTTTCTTTCAAATCATAGAGCGGAACCTTGCAAGGAGTAGGAGTTACACCCATATTTCTTTGATATGCGGTCTGGCTCTGCCAAGTACCGGAGTTTATTAATGCAATATTCCGGTAGAATCCTACGCCGTTTATGTGTAGGTGACCGGTGTGGAACACATCAGGCTCGCTCTCTATAACTAGGTAGTCTTCAACTTCAGGTGATATTGGTGTTTTATTCCCAAACTCCGGGGCTAAATGACGACAGATTAATAATTCTTTCATTAGATTAACTGGATCTAACGCACTTGCACCTTGAATAGATGTAGCTAAATCATCTAAGCTCCTTCCATGGTAGATGAGAAAATTATGAGATTGGATCTGGATCAATGCGGGGTTACCCACCATTATCACGTTACCCATATTATATAATTCTCGAGCGTATTTTTCAGGTATCGCAGGCTGGGGTAGCGCTTGACGGCTTGGGTCATGGTTACCAGGGCTTATAATAATCTTAATGTGCTCCGGTATTTGTTCAAGATACGAAGCAGCCCTTTCATACTGTTCTACTACATCTAAAATCGAAAGCTCATCCTCTTGTTTAGGATAAACGCCTATTCCATCTACTAAATCCCCGGCGATTATAATATACTTAACTCGGCCGGATAACTCTCGCTGTTTTTCGCTTCCTATTTCCCCTTTAAGCCAGCTTATAAACTTAGTGAAATACTTCTCCAAAAATTGTTTACTACCTATATGTAGATCTGATAGTAACGCAGCATACACCCGTTCTTCACAGCTTTTAATTTTATGCTGGGTGGAGGTATTAGGCCAATGTATTTCTTCCACAAAAAATAGATTTGAGGCGCTCGGGCTCCCTTCGAAGCAGAGCACCTGGTCTAATAATATATTGTTTGCTTTTAAAAATAATTCTTTATTAGTCTTATTCACTACTGCTTTGATTGTACCACTAGGATCCTCTAATTCTAGTAGTAGATTGCCCTTCCCTGTTGTTTTTTTATCCATTACCATCGCGATTATTTTTATTTTACCCTCCGTAGTGCTAGCTTTACCTACTTCACTTATATCTATGACGTCGCTCATGTCTTTTCTTGAGAGAAAAATTTTTTTAATTTTCATATATCGGTTCTGGAAATACTTAACAAACTCCTCCGTTTTACCTGTAGAGTAAGATTTACCTGTAGGGTCGAACAATACTTTTATTTCATCATTAAGGTCCCTAGCTACAGGTTTAATTTTTGCACTTCCAGTAGAGGCAACATTGTTCACAGTTAAGTGAACTTCTGTTTTACTTTCTTTCTCACTAGCCAATAGTGAAGTGAGCACATCCGCATTAAGAATAGGCGGCAAATCCGGTTTAACCGAGACTTTATTTAGGATTATACTGATGATTTTAGCCGAGTTCTCAGATTCTTTTAACACCTTGAATGCGTCTGGTGTAAGCTGGTAGCCTTTTTCTAATAGCTCTTCTAACATCTGGTTTAATGCTTGCAAATTAATCCTCCAATATAATACGTTATACTACTTTATAACCCATTCAACATCATAGATCACGGTCATCTATGAAATATCTTAATATTAATATTCTTAAAAAATTATATTTTACCATATTATTTTTTACTATTCGGGGCAAGGGTGAAGAGGATTGTTTAATATCCCAACCAGCGAGGATATCAAAAATTATAGAAAGAAGGCTGGTTTAACACAGGCGGAGCTGGCCCGAAAATCTAATTTAAGTCAATCTTTAATAGCTCGTATCGAATCAAATACCGTAGATCCTAGGCTATCTACAGTTAGAAAAATCATTGATGCAATCGAGGAGACGATGAGGCTTAAAAAAACAGTCAAAGATATTTTGATGTTAAAGAGTAGGGACAAAAATAAGCTACCTGCTTTAATATCTCTGGATTTGAAAGCTAAAGCGTTAGATGCAATCGCTCTTATGAAAAAATATGGCGTATCCCAAATACCGGTTCTTGATCAAGGCCGACCGGTAGGTTGCGTATTAGAATCGGATCTTCTTGAAAAAGCGGTTCAACGTAAAGATTTATCTAATCTTAGTGTTCAAGACGTGATGACTAATCCTCTTCCTGTTGTCAGTATTAACTCTAAAATAGAGGATGTTAATAAGTTCTTCACGCAAGGTCACCCTGCTGTTCTAGTATCTGAAAACGGTTCAATTATAGGTATTCTGACAAAGATTGATATACTCTCTTATACTACAACGTAATATGTTATCGGCTATTAGCCTACTCTTCTGATAGAAGGCTCGTAATATGCTCTTTAACTTTAGGATAACCCAGCTCTAATGCCTGTCTTAAGATAACTGCGCTTTTCGCGAACGGCTTATATAATGCGTTGCTTCTAAGTGTTTTAATGAATTCATCTATATCTTTTTTAATGGCCTTCGGAATCCACAGAGAGATCTTGACCATATCCTCTGTCTCCATCGCAGGGTTTCTCGCCTGCTCGGCTTCACTGCTCTGCTTTTTTTCTTTTAAAATATTCTCCCATGCGCTTGCGATTATTGAGGCCTTGCCGCCGTCTATTTTCTTAAATCTTTCAGCGAATGGATTTTTTGGTTTGGACATAAAATCCTCCAATGGATTATATTATATTACATTGTATTATAACCCTATATTAACCTTTTAGCCGCTTCCTCTACGATATCAGCGTCTATTTCCACTCCTCTCGGATTCTCCAGTCTAATATCTATGCTTAATGCGCATAGTTTTCTAATGGTTCGCGGATGACCCTTCGATAATTGAAATATTTTCTCTATCGCA comes from the Candidatus Odinarchaeum yellowstonii genome and includes:
- a CDS encoding DNA-directed DNA polymerase II small subunit gives rise to the protein MLEELLEKGYQLTPDAFKVLKESENSAKIISIILNKVSVKPDLPPILNADVLTSLLASEKESKTEVHLTVNNVASTGSAKIKPVARDLNDEIKVLFDPTGKSYSTGKTEEFVKYFQNRYMKIKKIFLSRKDMSDVIDISEVGKASTTEGKIKIIAMVMDKKTTGKGNLLLELEDPSGTIKAVVNKTNKELFLKANNILLDQVLCFEGSPSASNLFFVEEIHWPNTSTQHKIKSCEERVYAALLSDLHIGSKQFLEKYFTKFISWLKGEIGSEKQRELSGRVKYIIIAGDLVDGIGVYPKQEDELSILDVVEQYERAASYLEQIPEHIKIIISPGNHDPSRQALPQPAIPEKYARELYNMGNVIMVGNPALIQIQSHNFLIYHGRSLDDLATSIQGASALDPVNLMKELLICRHLAPEFGNKTPISPEVEDYLVIESEPDVFHTGHLHINGVGFYRNIALINSGTWQSQTAYQRNMGVTPTPCKVPLYDLKENKVHVIDFMEYNGG
- a CDS encoding CBS domain-containing protein; the protein is MFNIPTSEDIKNYRKKAGLTQAELARKSNLSQSLIARIESNTVDPRLSTVRKIIDAIEETMRLKKTVKDILMLKSRDKNKLPALISLDLKAKALDAIALMKKYGVSQIPVLDQGRPVGCVLESDLLEKAVQRKDLSNLSVQDVMTNPLPVVSINSKIEDVNKFFTQGHPAVLVSENGSIIGILTKIDILSYTTT